A region from the Rufibacter sp. DG15C genome encodes:
- the tsaD gene encoding tRNA (adenosine(37)-N6)-threonylcarbamoyltransferase complex transferase subunit TsaD, producing MNPTILAIESSCDETSASVIRNGQVLSNIVATQAIHEQYGGVVPELASRAHQQNIIPVVAQALQKANIEKSELHAVAFTRGPGLLGALLVGCSFAKSFALGLNLPLIEVNHMQAHILAHFIDDPQPNFPFLCLTVSGGHTQIVLVRSHLDMEVLGQTTDDAVGEAFDKSAKLLGLPYPGGPMLDKLASTGNPDRFTFPIVNMDGYDYSFSGIKTSILNFVKKNAAADPDFVQNNLADICASIQKALILTLMKKLVLAAKDLGVKEIAIAGGVSANSGLRQTLQEYAKRYSWNVYLPAFEYCTDNAAMIAMAAHYKYLAGDFTSQYASPDPRLKITV from the coding sequence ATGAACCCTACGATATTAGCGATTGAATCGTCTTGTGATGAAACCTCGGCTTCTGTTATACGGAACGGCCAGGTGCTCTCTAACATTGTGGCCACTCAGGCAATCCATGAGCAATACGGCGGGGTGGTTCCAGAGTTGGCATCCAGGGCGCATCAACAGAACATCATCCCGGTGGTGGCCCAGGCACTGCAAAAGGCAAATATAGAAAAATCTGAGTTGCATGCGGTGGCCTTTACGCGCGGCCCCGGTCTTTTAGGTGCTTTATTGGTGGGCTGCTCGTTTGCCAAGTCATTTGCATTGGGCTTGAACCTGCCTTTAATTGAGGTCAATCACATGCAGGCGCACATCCTGGCCCATTTCATAGACGATCCTCAGCCCAACTTCCCGTTCCTGTGTTTGACCGTGAGCGGTGGCCACACCCAGATTGTATTGGTGCGCAGCCACCTGGACATGGAAGTGCTAGGCCAGACCACCGATGATGCCGTGGGCGAGGCCTTTGACAAATCTGCCAAGCTCTTGGGCTTGCCCTACCCAGGCGGACCTATGCTGGACAAACTGGCCAGCACCGGCAACCCTGATCGTTTTACGTTCCCCATTGTGAACATGGACGGCTATGACTACTCTTTTAGCGGCATCAAGACCTCCATCCTCAACTTTGTCAAAAAGAACGCGGCTGCAGACCCAGACTTCGTACAGAATAATTTGGCAGACATCTGTGCCAGCATCCAGAAGGCTCTCATCTTGACGCTCATGAAGAAGCTGGTGTTGGCCGCCAAGGACCTGGGCGTGAAGGAGATTGCCATTGCGGGCGGCGTGTCTGCCAACTCAGGCTTGCGGCAGACGCTGCAGGAATATGCCAAGCGCTACAGCTGGAACGTGTACCTGCCCGCCTTTGAGTACTGCACAGACAATGCCGCCATGATTGCCATGGCCGCGCACTACAAGTACCTAGCCGGCGACTTTACCTCGCAATATGCCAGCCCAGACCCAAGACTCAAAATAACTGTCTAA
- a CDS encoding M14 metallopeptidase family protein has product MRNVLIIIFTFMTLIQAQCQTATNHVQLARTLFEEYSGYQEAAIRHRRFKHKDIVPLLEKLKQNPLFQVQVVGKSVEQRDIYLVKVGTGPNKIMLWSQMHGDEPTATMALLDIFNFLQASDELDPVREEILKENTLYIMPMLNPDGAEVYKRRNALEIDLNRDALRLQSPEARLLKALRDSIKPAFGFNLHDQSRLYTVGTTAKPATISFLAPAFDHQQTINSVRERAMRTIVGLNQAVQQFIPGQVAKYSDEHEPRAFGDNIQKWGTSLILIESGGMKGDPEKQYIRQLNFATILTALHLIGKNGYTKFDRVDYYKIPENQKNLYDVVVRNVRYKENGKNCIVDFGVIQDEISASIPQQFYHKSTVEEIGDMSVFYGYQEVDGTGLTLVPGKVLETPIQDLSELTHERLIQLLSEGYTTVKMETLPQSVNPVEQLPLNVVHVSGKVSHVLALDRMANFVLKQEDGTVRYAIVNGFVYDLQGERPRLFHGLLL; this is encoded by the coding sequence ATGCGAAACGTTCTCATCATCATCTTTACGTTCATGACTCTTATTCAAGCTCAATGTCAGACTGCCACCAATCATGTGCAACTTGCCAGAACGCTTTTTGAAGAATACAGCGGGTACCAGGAAGCCGCCATTCGGCACCGCCGCTTTAAACACAAGGACATTGTCCCGCTTCTAGAAAAACTAAAGCAGAACCCTCTGTTCCAAGTGCAGGTGGTAGGCAAGTCAGTGGAGCAGCGGGATATCTATTTAGTAAAAGTAGGCACCGGGCCGAACAAAATTATGCTTTGGTCCCAGATGCACGGCGACGAGCCCACCGCCACCATGGCGCTGCTGGACATCTTCAACTTTTTGCAGGCCTCAGATGAGCTGGACCCTGTCAGGGAGGAAATCCTGAAGGAGAATACGCTCTACATCATGCCTATGCTCAACCCAGACGGGGCAGAGGTATACAAGCGCCGCAATGCGCTGGAGATTGATCTGAACCGCGACGCCCTGCGCCTGCAAAGCCCCGAGGCTCGCTTACTCAAGGCCCTGCGGGACAGCATCAAGCCGGCATTCGGGTTTAACTTGCATGATCAGAGCAGGTTGTACACGGTGGGCACTACGGCCAAACCAGCCACCATTTCTTTTCTGGCCCCCGCCTTTGACCATCAGCAGACCATCAACTCGGTGCGGGAGCGTGCCATGCGCACCATTGTGGGCCTGAACCAGGCCGTGCAGCAGTTTATTCCGGGGCAGGTGGCTAAGTACTCAGATGAGCATGAGCCGCGCGCCTTCGGTGACAACATCCAGAAGTGGGGCACCAGCCTTATTTTGATAGAGTCGGGGGGCATGAAGGGCGATCCAGAGAAGCAGTACATCCGGCAGCTCAACTTCGCCACTATTCTCACGGCGCTCCACCTCATTGGCAAGAACGGTTACACCAAGTTTGACCGCGTAGACTATTACAAGATTCCAGAGAACCAGAAGAACCTGTATGACGTGGTGGTGCGCAATGTGCGCTACAAAGAAAACGGCAAGAACTGCATTGTGGACTTCGGGGTGATCCAGGACGAAATAAGCGCCTCCATCCCGCAGCAGTTCTACCACAAGAGCACCGTGGAGGAGATAGGGGACATGAGCGTCTTTTACGGCTACCAAGAGGTGGATGGCACGGGTCTAACGCTGGTGCCCGGCAAGGTGCTGGAGACCCCCATCCAGGACTTGTCAGAGCTGACGCATGAGCGCCTCATCCAATTATTGTCTGAGGGGTACACCACCGTTAAGATGGAGACGCTGCCCCAGAGCGTTAACCCGGTAGAGCAGCTGCCTTTGAACGTGGTGCACGTGAGCGGAAAAGTGTCCCATGTACTGGCCCTAGACAGGATGGCGAATTTTGTCCTGAAGCAGGAGGACGGCACCGTGCGCTATGCCATAGTGAACGGCTTTGTGTATGACTTGCAAGGCGAGCGCCCCAGGTTGTTTCATGGCTTGTTGCTGTAG
- a CDS encoding nucleoside recognition domain-containing protein, which translates to MVLNYLWVAFFLIAFCIALVKLVFFQDTSVFQLLVTSTFDSAKTGFELSLGLTGVMTLWLGIMKIGERGGVVAILAKVVGPFFNRLFPEVPKNHPVFGSILMNFSANMLGLDNAATPLGLKAMKELQELNPSEDTASNAQIMFLVLNTAGLTLIPVSVLVFRSQMGSTDPSAVFIPILLGTFFSLLGGLLAVAIYQRINLFDKVIALYLGTMGLAIGGLIYYFSTISQEQIATISSVVSNIVLFSVIISFITLALIRKVNVYETFIEGAKEGFGVAVSIIPYLVAMLVAIGVFRASGALDILVQGIGSLFGWLGFNTDFVPALPVALMKPLSGSGARGLMVDAMKTYGVDSFVGNVAAVIQGSTETTFYILAVYFGSVGIKKTRYAVVCGLIADLVGIVAAIWMAYLFFH; encoded by the coding sequence ATGGTTTTAAATTATCTGTGGGTGGCGTTCTTTCTGATCGCTTTCTGCATTGCCCTGGTCAAGCTTGTCTTCTTCCAAGATACCTCCGTTTTTCAATTGTTGGTGACCAGTACTTTTGACAGCGCCAAGACCGGCTTTGAATTGTCTCTGGGCTTGACCGGCGTCATGACGCTCTGGCTGGGCATCATGAAGATTGGGGAGCGTGGCGGGGTGGTGGCCATCCTGGCCAAAGTGGTGGGACCGTTCTTTAACCGCCTCTTTCCCGAAGTGCCTAAAAACCACCCGGTCTTTGGGTCTATCTTGATGAACTTCTCGGCTAACATGCTGGGGCTGGACAACGCGGCCACGCCTCTGGGATTAAAAGCCATGAAAGAACTGCAGGAACTGAACCCCAGCGAGGACACGGCCTCTAACGCCCAAATCATGTTTCTGGTGCTCAACACGGCGGGTCTGACCCTGATTCCGGTTAGCGTGCTGGTATTCAGGTCGCAGATGGGGTCCACGGATCCCTCGGCGGTGTTCATTCCCATTCTGTTAGGCACGTTCTTCTCCTTGCTTGGCGGTTTGCTAGCCGTGGCTATTTACCAGCGCATTAATCTGTTTGACAAAGTGATAGCCCTTTATTTGGGCACTATGGGATTGGCCATTGGCGGATTAATCTATTACTTCAGCACCATCTCTCAAGAGCAGATCGCCACCATTTCTTCGGTGGTGAGCAACATCGTCCTTTTCTCCGTGATCATCTCCTTTATCACCCTGGCCTTGATTAGAAAAGTGAACGTATACGAGACCTTTATTGAAGGCGCGAAAGAGGGGTTCGGCGTGGCCGTTTCCATCATCCCTTACCTGGTGGCCATGCTCGTGGCCATCGGCGTGTTCCGCGCCTCGGGCGCCTTGGACATTTTGGTGCAGGGCATCGGGAGTCTATTTGGCTGGTTAGGCTTCAACACAGACTTTGTACCAGCTTTGCCGGTAGCGCTCATGAAACCTCTAAGCGGCAGCGGCGCCCGCGGTCTGATGGTGGATGCTATGAAAACCTACGGGGTAGATTCATTTGTGGGCAACGTGGCGGCAGTGATCCAAGGATCAACGGAGACCACGTTCTATATCCTGGCGGTGTACTTCGGATCTGTGGGTATTAAGAAAACCCGTTATGCGGTAGTATGCGGCTTGATTGCCGACCTGGTAGGTATTGTGGCTGCCATCTGGATGGCCTATTTGTTCTTCCATTAA
- a CDS encoding SusD/RagB family nutrient-binding outer membrane lipoprotein, with translation MLQLSKKYIHLGLMALLPLASCDSYLDVNDDPNRAKTVSSDALLSPIIVSTAEAHYSLAIYTSMFAQQLAAYTSGFQQADQHIDVRANIAFNTIYLNSLNNADVLVKQASAEGSSHYVGITKVLQALNLGLMTDTWGAVPFSQAFQGPLELTPAYDSQEQIYTTIQRLLDEAIVELQKPTSTVRPGGDDLIYGGNISRWIKAANSLKARYAIHLVEKDGVAAANNALNLLAKGISSNADDLQLIFNDKNLNPWNRNIAIGTTTGNFITAPSATLINMMNGVTYAGLVDPRLPFMADKGTSTANYAGIRNGAGTGGNTNITANTFYAKPASPLLMVTYSEMKFIEAEARFIANGGTRTSTGSTPEAYAAYLAGINAHMDKLGIATADKNAYLTNPQVAVGPENLTLSLIMKEKLIALYLNPESWVDVRRYDYSSAIYPGMALPANHNPALNGQFIRRVLYPESEGARNAEEVAKVTKGLAEKMFWDL, from the coding sequence ATGCTACAGCTATCTAAGAAATATATACACCTTGGTTTGATGGCCCTGCTCCCGTTGGCGAGCTGTGACTCCTACCTGGACGTGAACGATGATCCTAACCGCGCCAAAACGGTAAGCTCAGACGCGTTGCTGTCCCCTATCATCGTCTCCACGGCCGAGGCCCATTACAGTCTGGCCATTTACACCTCTATGTTTGCCCAGCAGTTGGCGGCCTACACCTCGGGCTTTCAGCAGGCAGACCAGCACATTGACGTGCGTGCCAACATAGCCTTCAACACCATTTACCTGAACAGCCTAAACAACGCAGACGTATTGGTAAAGCAAGCCTCGGCCGAAGGTTCTTCGCATTACGTGGGCATCACCAAAGTCTTGCAGGCTTTGAACCTGGGCCTGATGACCGATACCTGGGGCGCCGTTCCTTTCTCGCAGGCGTTTCAAGGTCCTTTGGAACTGACCCCGGCTTATGATAGCCAGGAACAGATTTACACCACCATTCAGCGCTTGTTGGATGAGGCCATCGTGGAGTTGCAAAAGCCTACTTCAACCGTAAGACCTGGCGGCGATGATTTGATTTACGGAGGCAACATTTCCAGATGGATCAAGGCGGCCAATTCCTTGAAAGCCAGATACGCCATCCATTTGGTAGAAAAAGACGGCGTGGCTGCGGCCAACAATGCCCTGAACCTTCTAGCCAAGGGCATCTCTTCCAATGCCGATGACCTGCAGCTCATCTTCAACGATAAGAACCTGAACCCCTGGAACCGCAACATCGCCATTGGTACCACCACGGGCAACTTTATCACGGCCCCTTCGGCCACGCTCATTAACATGATGAACGGCGTGACCTACGCTGGTCTGGTTGATCCGCGCCTGCCGTTCATGGCAGACAAAGGAACCTCCACGGCCAACTACGCGGGCATTAGAAACGGCGCAGGCACCGGCGGAAACACCAACATCACCGCTAATACCTTTTATGCCAAACCCGCCTCACCGTTGTTGATGGTTACCTACAGTGAGATGAAGTTTATTGAAGCCGAAGCCCGTTTTATCGCCAATGGCGGCACTAGAACTTCTACCGGCAGCACCCCAGAAGCCTACGCCGCCTACCTGGCCGGCATAAATGCCCACATGGACAAGTTGGGAATTGCCACAGCCGATAAAAACGCATACCTCACCAATCCACAGGTAGCCGTGGGGCCCGAAAACCTAACGCTGTCCCTGATCATGAAGGAGAAGCTCATTGCCTTGTACTTAAACCCAGAGTCCTGGGTGGACGTGCGCCGCTATGACTATTCTTCGGCCATCTACCCGGGCATGGCCTTGCCGGCCAACCACAACCCGGCCTTGAACGGACAGTTCATCAGACGCGTGTTGTACCCAGAGTCTGAAGGCGCCAGAAACGCCGAGGAAGTGGCCAAAGTCACCAAAGGCCTAGCTGAGAAAATGTTCTGGGACTTATAA
- a CDS encoding SusC/RagA family TonB-linked outer membrane protein codes for MKKIYFLLALLCTLFRMEDLAAQDQKVSGRVLSAADGTPVIGASVVVKGTTNGTNTDVEGNYSLSIPSPNATLVISFIGFTTQEVAVNGRTSINVSLQADVQALQEVVVTAFGREQEKRTLGYSVQEVGAAQIAQTQNPNVVNSLQGRVAGVQVLGSGGTPGAGSRIQIRGINSLSPGANNQPLFVIDGIAISNETIAGNQLPSAGSNAVNSAEQFAFTNRAADINPEDVESMTVLKGAAATALYGLRAANGAIIITTKKGKAGATTVTLSSNFGIDNINQTPEVQTRYREGLSGRLRFTSTGAPNRFQTFGPPVAGDDKVYDNFYDFFQTGKRFDNNISISGGNEKATFHTSLSHYNQEGIAPNSDWARTTVKLGGNVNFSEKFAVNGTVSYSQSGGNKAASGDKGIMSALNYHTTTFDVNDYLNPDGTMKVYSPGVIDNPRYLAEVSTLKDDVNRVIGNVGFNYDFKPWLRFNYKIGADVYSDNRNRLVPGPIFQGAPTLDIAAGTGGFLVEERVNYRELTSNAFLTAEHSFSEDINASIMIGNSVEGQFSDILNTRGERFTVPLFYHLSNTANVFTTNAISDRRLIGAFFDAKADYKNYLFLNVTGRNDWTSTLPKKNRSFFYPSVSTSFVFSEPLALESNRFFNFGKVRASWAEVGKDTQPYRVGTYFGAASGFPFGNRNGFVVSTTLGDPELKPETTTSIEFGSELHFLQSRLVVDATYYRSNSKDQIIPVPSSVTSGITNYTTNAGEIQNTGVELLVTGTPVKTADFNWEVVVNWSTNESEVKSITPAVPEIIFQDDRIMNKLVVGGSAGDLYGRVFQRDSQGRLIIGANGFPTLTPATALVKVGNALPDWQGGITNTISYKGLSLSALLEIRQGGDVYDVSMRNRIRNGIDIRTENRYQQIVFNGVNAAGEPNNIPVILEEGYYRNSGGFNDAADVLLQDASWVRLRNAQLAYTLPNSLIGRTPFKSVRFSLTGSNLFLITPFEGFDPETPTYGSGSNALGYTGYGIPAVRSFTFGLNVTL; via the coding sequence ATGAAGAAAATCTACTTTTTGCTGGCTCTTCTCTGTACCCTGTTCAGAATGGAAGACTTGGCGGCACAAGACCAGAAAGTCAGCGGGCGGGTGCTCTCGGCTGCTGACGGCACCCCAGTCATTGGCGCCAGCGTGGTGGTGAAAGGCACTACCAACGGCACTAACACAGACGTAGAAGGCAACTACTCGCTGTCTATTCCCTCCCCTAACGCCACCTTGGTCATTTCCTTTATTGGTTTTACCACCCAAGAAGTGGCCGTGAATGGCAGAACCTCCATCAACGTGTCTTTGCAAGCCGATGTGCAGGCCCTGCAGGAAGTGGTGGTCACCGCCTTCGGACGGGAGCAGGAGAAACGGACTTTGGGGTACTCCGTGCAGGAGGTGGGCGCTGCCCAGATTGCCCAGACCCAGAACCCCAACGTGGTGAACTCTCTACAAGGCCGCGTGGCCGGGGTGCAGGTGTTAGGCTCAGGCGGTACGCCAGGGGCCGGTTCCAGAATCCAGATCAGGGGCATTAACTCCCTATCGCCGGGGGCCAATAACCAGCCTTTGTTCGTGATTGACGGGATTGCCATCTCCAATGAAACCATTGCCGGCAACCAACTGCCCAGCGCCGGTTCCAACGCCGTGAACAGCGCCGAGCAGTTTGCCTTCACCAACCGCGCCGCCGACATCAACCCCGAAGACGTGGAAAGCATGACCGTGCTGAAAGGAGCCGCCGCCACCGCTTTGTATGGCTTGCGCGCCGCCAACGGCGCCATCATCATCACCACCAAAAAAGGCAAAGCCGGGGCGACTACTGTGACTTTGTCTTCTAACTTTGGCATTGACAACATCAACCAAACGCCAGAGGTGCAGACCCGGTACCGCGAGGGCCTAAGCGGCAGGCTGCGCTTTACCTCTACGGGCGCGCCTAACCGTTTCCAGACCTTCGGGCCGCCCGTGGCCGGGGATGACAAGGTGTATGACAACTTCTATGACTTCTTCCAGACCGGCAAGCGTTTTGACAACAACATAAGCATATCTGGCGGCAATGAGAAAGCCACCTTCCACACGTCCCTTTCGCACTACAACCAAGAAGGCATCGCCCCTAATTCTGACTGGGCGCGTACCACGGTAAAGTTGGGCGGAAACGTTAATTTCTCAGAGAAGTTTGCCGTGAACGGAACCGTGAGCTACAGCCAGTCGGGCGGGAACAAAGCGGCCTCTGGTGACAAAGGCATCATGTCGGCACTCAACTACCACACCACCACCTTTGACGTGAACGACTACCTGAATCCAGACGGGACCATGAAGGTGTACTCGCCGGGCGTGATTGACAACCCGCGCTACCTAGCAGAGGTGAGCACCTTGAAAGACGACGTGAACCGCGTCATCGGGAATGTGGGCTTCAACTATGACTTCAAACCATGGTTGCGTTTCAACTATAAGATTGGCGCAGACGTGTACAGCGACAACCGCAACCGCCTGGTGCCGGGCCCTATCTTCCAAGGTGCGCCCACGCTGGACATTGCCGCGGGCACGGGTGGCTTCTTGGTGGAAGAACGCGTGAACTACCGCGAGCTGACCTCTAATGCTTTTTTGACCGCAGAGCATTCTTTCTCTGAGGACATTAACGCCTCCATCATGATTGGTAACTCTGTAGAAGGGCAGTTCTCAGACATCTTAAACACTCGCGGCGAGCGCTTCACGGTACCTTTGTTTTATCATTTGTCTAACACCGCTAATGTGTTCACTACTAACGCCATCAGTGACCGTCGTTTGATTGGTGCTTTCTTTGACGCCAAGGCAGACTATAAAAACTACTTGTTTTTGAACGTGACCGGCCGCAATGACTGGACCTCTACCCTGCCTAAAAAGAACCGTTCCTTCTTCTACCCATCTGTGAGCACCAGCTTTGTCTTCTCAGAGCCCCTGGCCCTAGAAAGTAACCGGTTCTTTAACTTCGGGAAGGTAAGGGCGTCCTGGGCCGAGGTAGGGAAAGACACCCAACCCTACCGCGTGGGCACGTACTTTGGCGCGGCCAGCGGTTTCCCGTTCGGGAATAGAAACGGGTTTGTAGTGAGCACCACCTTGGGAGACCCAGAATTGAAGCCAGAAACCACTACGTCCATTGAGTTTGGTTCTGAGCTGCATTTCCTGCAAAGCCGCTTGGTGGTTGACGCTACGTATTACCGCTCCAACTCCAAAGACCAGATCATCCCAGTGCCTTCCAGCGTGACATCAGGCATCACCAATTACACCACCAACGCCGGCGAGATCCAGAACACGGGCGTTGAATTATTGGTGACCGGCACGCCGGTGAAAACCGCAGACTTTAACTGGGAAGTGGTGGTAAACTGGTCTACCAACGAGAGCGAAGTAAAGTCCATTACTCCCGCCGTCCCAGAGATTATCTTCCAGGATGACCGCATCATGAATAAACTGGTGGTGGGTGGCTCAGCCGGTGACCTGTACGGCCGCGTCTTTCAGCGCGATAGCCAAGGCCGCTTAATCATTGGCGCCAACGGCTTCCCTACCTTGACGCCGGCCACGGCTCTGGTGAAAGTGGGCAACGCGCTGCCAGACTGGCAAGGCGGCATTACCAACACCATTTCTTACAAAGGCTTGAGCTTATCGGCTTTATTGGAGATTCGTCAAGGAGGTGATGTGTACGATGTGTCCATGCGGAACCGCATCAGAAACGGGATTGACATTAGAACCGAAAACCGCTATCAGCAGATTGTCTTCAATGGCGTGAATGCCGCAGGCGAGCCCAACAATATTCCCGTTATTTTGGAGGAAGGCTATTACCGCAACTCGGGTGGTTTCAATGACGCCGCAGACGTGTTGTTGCAAGACGCCTCCTGGGTGCGCCTGAGAAACGCACAACTGGCCTATACCCTGCCCAACAGCTTAATTGGTAGAACTCCGTTCAAGAGCGTGCGGTTTAGCTTAACGGGCAGCAACTTGTTCCTGATTACGCCTTTTGAAGGCTTTGACCCAGAGACGCCTACCTACGGCTCGGGCAGCAATGCCCTGGGGTACACCGGGTACGGCATTCCGGCGGTGCGCAGCTTCACATTTGGTTTGAATGTTACCCTCTAA
- a CDS encoding MBL fold metallo-hydrolase: MSAQPENPTPDQYLLNPSLPVIRENWSGNALYKGRFLNEFRPGDHSLKKVFKWMLQPNPQKQEKKRDTWTPAVQDPKSFLQSSQDGIIWLGHATFFIRMNGVTFMTDPVFYGGPMMKRKTELPVPIEALPKVDYVLLSHGHYDHCDKKSLKLLRKHSAFELLCPLHLSKVVQKWLPGTKIQEAGWYQQFDLPVAPKVFLLSAFHWHKRGLLDEDTCLWGSFMVQGPSHTLYFGADSGYERHFKEVQKPFPGIDTAILGVGAYSPNFMMRDSHTNPEEAVQAFHDLGAKQLVPMHYGTFDLSDEPSSEPVQKLKAMEQAGALQGRLRILGIGEPLSF, from the coding sequence ATGTCCGCGCAGCCAGAAAACCCTACCCCCGACCAATACCTACTCAACCCTTCTTTGCCAGTGATTAGGGAGAATTGGTCCGGCAACGCGCTGTACAAGGGCCGGTTCTTGAATGAGTTCAGGCCCGGAGACCATTCCTTGAAGAAGGTGTTCAAATGGATGTTGCAGCCCAACCCCCAGAAGCAAGAGAAAAAGCGGGACACCTGGACGCCGGCCGTGCAGGACCCCAAAAGCTTTCTGCAAAGCAGTCAAGACGGAATAATTTGGCTGGGACACGCCACGTTCTTTATTAGGATGAATGGAGTAACGTTCATGACAGACCCCGTCTTCTATGGCGGACCCATGATGAAGCGCAAAACTGAACTGCCCGTACCCATAGAAGCCCTGCCCAAGGTAGATTACGTGCTGCTTTCCCATGGCCACTATGACCACTGTGATAAGAAAAGCCTGAAACTGCTCAGGAAGCACTCAGCCTTTGAGTTGTTGTGCCCCTTGCACCTGAGTAAAGTTGTCCAGAAGTGGCTGCCCGGCACCAAGATTCAAGAAGCGGGCTGGTACCAGCAGTTTGATTTACCCGTCGCGCCTAAGGTATTTTTACTGTCGGCTTTTCATTGGCACAAGCGCGGGCTGCTGGATGAGGATACCTGTCTCTGGGGAAGCTTTATGGTGCAGGGGCCTTCACATACGCTCTACTTCGGGGCGGATTCAGGCTATGAGCGGCATTTCAAAGAAGTTCAGAAGCCGTTCCCTGGCATTGACACCGCCATTTTGGGCGTGGGCGCGTACAGTCCCAACTTTATGATGCGCGACAGCCACACCAACCCAGAGGAAGCCGTACAAGCCTTTCATGACCTGGGCGCCAAACAACTAGTTCCCATGCACTACGGCACCTTTGACCTCTCAGATGAGCCCAGCAGTGAGCCCGTCCAGAAACTGAAAGCCATGGAACAAGCGGGTGCTTTGCAAGGTAGACTTCGCATTCTGGGGATAGGGGAGCCGCTGTCGTTTTAA
- a CDS encoding thioesterase family protein: protein MQDLFTPGDQKTYKKTVTSADFAQFEAGLVHSVCSTFALGQAMEWASRLFVLEMKDADEEGIGTMLHIDHLGPAFAGETLHVVATYKSLTGNALLCDISVHAGERLVATGQTGQKILKKEKIHRLLTNKPQ, encoded by the coding sequence ATGCAGGACTTATTTACGCCAGGTGACCAAAAGACGTATAAGAAAACAGTGACTTCGGCAGATTTCGCCCAGTTTGAGGCAGGTTTGGTGCATTCGGTCTGCTCTACGTTTGCCTTGGGCCAAGCCATGGAATGGGCCAGCCGGCTGTTTGTGCTGGAGATGAAGGACGCAGACGAGGAAGGCATTGGCACCATGCTGCACATTGACCATCTGGGTCCGGCCTTTGCCGGCGAAACCTTGCACGTAGTGGCCACTTATAAAAGCCTGACCGGCAACGCGCTGCTCTGTGATATTTCCGTACACGCAGGAGAACGCCTAGTGGCTACCGGTCAAACAGGACAGAAGATTTTGAAAAAAGAGAAGATACACCGACTTTTGACGAACAAACCCCAGTAG